The proteins below are encoded in one region of Longimicrobiales bacterium:
- a CDS encoding DUF2867 domain-containing protein: VPGEAWLQFRTTPLDHGRTLLQQTAFFAPRGLGGWMYWYALYPVHRLIFSGLIHALKRRAETA, from the coding sequence GGTGCCCGGGGAGGCGTGGCTCCAGTTCCGCACGACTCCCCTGGACCATGGCCGGACGCTGCTCCAGCAGACCGCGTTCTTCGCACCCAGGGGGCTGGGCGGCTGGATGTACTGGTATGCTCTCTACCCGGTGCACCGCCTGATCTTCAGTGGCCTGATTCACGCACTCAAGCGTCGCGCGGAGACTGCGTAG